Genomic DNA from Vibrio sp. SNU_ST1:
GCTATGTTTCTGGAGAAATAAATGCAAAATAACACCCTATGGTTCAATGGCCTTTCCATGGAAGATGTCGACAAAGTCGGCGGTAAGAATGCTTCACTTGGAGAGATGGTCTCTAACCTAGCCAACGCTGGCGTATCAGTACCTAATGGTTTTGCTACCACCTCTTATGCGTTTAATAACTTTCTTGACTACAAAGGTCTTGATGAGCGCATTCACCAACTCCTTGATGAACTTGATGTTGAAGACGTTGACGCACTGCGTAAGACAGGTGCAACAATTCGACAATGGGTTCTAGATGCACCCTTCCCAGAATCACTAGAGCAAGACATCCGTGATAACTACCGCGAACTGATTGAAGGCAACGAAGAATTGTCTGTTGCGGTTCGTTCATCGGCAACGGCAGAAGACCTTCCAGATGCTTCTTTTGCAGGCCAGCAAGAAACCTTCCTTAACGTGAAAGGTATCGATGCGGTTATCGAAGCGACCAAACACGTCTTCGCTTCACTGTTTAACGACCGCGCTATCTCTTACCGAGTACACCAAGGTTTTGACCACCGAGGTATTTCACTGTCTGCGGGTATCCAGCGCATGGTTCGCTCAGACAAAGCCTCTTCAGGCGTCATGTTCACTCTTGATACTGAATCAGGCTTCGACCAAGTGGTCTTCATCACCTCTTCTTGGGGTCTAGGTGAAATGGTTGTACAGGGCGCTGTGAACCCAGATGAGTTCTACGTTCACAAGCCAATGCTAGAAGCAGGTCACTACCCGGTCGTTAAAAAAACGTTTGGTTCTAAGTTGATCAAGATGATCTACTCAACCAATCAAGAGATCGGCAAGCAAGTTGATATCATCGACACCGATACTCAAGAGCGTAACGAGTTCTCACTGAACGACGAAGAGATCAAAGAGTTAGCGAAACAAGCGATGATCATCGAGAAGCACTACCAGCGTCCGATGGACATTGAGTGGGCAAAAGATGGCATCGACGGCAAGCTGTACATTGTTCAGGCTCGTCCAGAAACCGTATGTTCTCAAAGCGACCAAAACGTTATCGAGCGTTACGAGTTAAACAACAAGGCGGATGTCTTAGTTGAAGGCCGCGCTATCGGTCAACGTATCGGTTCTGGCCCTGTTCGCTTAGTTGACTCTCTAGACCAAATGTCACTGGTTCAAGAAGGCGATGTACTAGTAACCGACATGACAGACCCAGACTGGGAACCTGTGATGAAGAAAGCGTCTGCTATTGTGACAAACCGTGGTGGCCGTACTTGTCACGCGGCAATCATTGCTCGTGAGCTCGGTATCCCTGCAATTGTTGGCTGTGGTACCGCGACAAGCAGCCTGAATGACGGCAACACCGTAACAGTGTCATGCTCAGAAGGCGAAACAGGCTACGTTTACAACGGTGAACTCGATTTTGAGATCAAACGTTCTGAGGTTGATGAGCTACCAATGCTGCCAACCAAAGTAATGATGAATGTGGGTAACCCAGATCGCGCCTTCGACTTCGCTCAAATCCCGAACGAAGGTGTTGGCCTTGCTCGTCTTGAATTCATCATCAACAAGATGATCGGTATTCACCCTAAAGCTCTGTTGAACTTCGATGAGCAAACGGATGAGATCAAAGCAGAAATCAACCAGCGCATTCGTGGCTACAAAGATCCGATCGATTTCTACGTAAGCAAGCTAACGGAAGGCATCGCGACAATCGCTTCTGCATTCTGGCCTAAGCGTGTGATCGTACGTATGTCTGACTTCAAGTCGAACGAGTACAGCAACCTTGTTGGCGGTAAAACGTTTGAACCACATGAAGAAAACCCAATGCTGGGTTTCCGTGGTGCATCTCGTTACATCTCTCCAGTATTTGAAGACTGTTTCGAGCTTGAAACTCAAGCACTAAAACGCGTTCGTAACGAGATGGGACTGAAGAACGTTGAAATCATGATCCCATTCGTGCGCACCCCGAGCGAAGCAGCATCGGTTATCGACATTCTGGCTAAGTTTAACCTACGCCGTGGCGACCAAGGTCTGAAAGTCATCATGATGTGTGAGCTGCCATCCAATGCGATTTTGGCTGATGAGTTCTTGAAGTACTTCGATGGCTTCTCTATCGGTTCAAACGACATGACACAGCTGACACTTGGCCTAGACCGAGATTCAGGTGACGTTGCGCACTTATTCGACGAGCGTAACCCAGCGGTTAAAGCGATGCTGAAAATGGCAATCGATGCAGCAGCTAACGCAGGTAAGTACGTGGGTATTTGTGGCCAAGGCCCATCTGACCACGACGACCTAGCTGAGTGGTTAATGGAGCAAGGCATCAGCTCTGTTTCGTTGAATCCAGATACGGTTATCGACACATGGCTGAAGCTAGGCAACGTTGCTAACAAGTAACGCTTAGCGTCAACAAGTAGATATAGAGTCAACAAAGCCAGTCATCGCGACTGGCTTTTTTGTTCACCGAAAACCAACAAAGATAACCTGCCTATCATAACAAACATTGGTATCGAGCTGACCTTACGTTATCCTTTACGCAATTCTTCATTGAGAGGTTTGTCACCACAACAAGCCTAACTTCAAGACCGATAAGAGTGTTATGAATTCTACTACCGCAACTCCCTCGACTTCTCTTGGCAGACAACTCTATACAATGACATGGCCAATGCTGTTTGGGGTACTTTCCCTAATGAGCTTCCAGCTTGTAGACAGTGCTTTTATTGGCCAGCTGGGCGTGCTACCGCTCGCTGTTCAAGGCTTCACGCTTCCAATTCAGATGATCATCATTGGTATTCAAGTCGGGCTAGGAATCGCGACGACCGCGGTAATCGCTAGAGCCATTGGCGCGAATGAAACGCGCTACGCTAAGCAGCTTGGTGGATTAGTGATTGCGATGGGCAGCGTGAGTGTCGCGCTTTTCTCCGTCATCATTTACCTGTTGCGTGGGCCAATTTTACAGTTGTTGGATGCGCCACCAACGGTATTGCCAATCATTGACTCTTATTGGATCTATTGGCTAGTCAGCTCTTGGACAGGTGCACTGCTCTACTTCTTCTACAGTGTGTGTCGTGCCAATGGTAATACCATGCTGCCCGGCTCAATGATGATCGCGACCAGTATCATCAACCTAATATTGGACCCGATTTTTATCTTTACTCTCGACATGGGCATAAATGGAGCCGCCATTGCGACCATCTTGGCGTTTGGTGCGGGCATCTTTATCGTGGCGCCCAAAGTGACCAAGAAACATTGGATGACGTTCGACTGGCACGATCTCGATATTGGTAAGAGTGTTCGTTCCATTGGTAACATCATGGGGCCTGCGATGATCAGTCAGCTGCTGCCACCTGTTTCATCAATGTTCGCCACTAAGCTGCTTGCTGGCTATGGCACAGCTGCCGTTGCAGCTTGGGCACTGGGTTCGCGTTTTGAATTCTTCTCGATTGTCGCCGTGCTAGCACTAACGATGTCGATGCCTCCGATGATTGGCCGCATGTTGGGAGAGAACAACCTCAACAATATACGTAAACTCGTTAAGATTGCGGTAATGTTCGTATTGGGTTTCCAGTTGGTGATAGCGCTGTTGACTTGGTTATTCTCTGGCGGACTGGCAAGCCTAATGACCAGTGAAAGCGAAGTCTCGACGATTTTAAACTATCACCTACTGATCGTACCTATTAGCTTAGGGCCATTAGGAATCTGTATGCTGATGGTTTCTGTCTCGAACGCTCTGGGTAAGTCTTACACCGCCTTGACGATTTCAGTGCTGCGCCTGTTCGCTTTCTTCTTGCCTTGCTTGTGGGTTGGCTCTCAACTTGCTGGTATTGAGGGCCTATTCTGGGGCGCTATGGTAGGTAATGTGCTTGCCGGAACA
This window encodes:
- the ppsA gene encoding phosphoenolpyruvate synthase → MQNNTLWFNGLSMEDVDKVGGKNASLGEMVSNLANAGVSVPNGFATTSYAFNNFLDYKGLDERIHQLLDELDVEDVDALRKTGATIRQWVLDAPFPESLEQDIRDNYRELIEGNEELSVAVRSSATAEDLPDASFAGQQETFLNVKGIDAVIEATKHVFASLFNDRAISYRVHQGFDHRGISLSAGIQRMVRSDKASSGVMFTLDTESGFDQVVFITSSWGLGEMVVQGAVNPDEFYVHKPMLEAGHYPVVKKTFGSKLIKMIYSTNQEIGKQVDIIDTDTQERNEFSLNDEEIKELAKQAMIIEKHYQRPMDIEWAKDGIDGKLYIVQARPETVCSQSDQNVIERYELNNKADVLVEGRAIGQRIGSGPVRLVDSLDQMSLVQEGDVLVTDMTDPDWEPVMKKASAIVTNRGGRTCHAAIIARELGIPAIVGCGTATSSLNDGNTVTVSCSEGETGYVYNGELDFEIKRSEVDELPMLPTKVMMNVGNPDRAFDFAQIPNEGVGLARLEFIINKMIGIHPKALLNFDEQTDEIKAEINQRIRGYKDPIDFYVSKLTEGIATIASAFWPKRVIVRMSDFKSNEYSNLVGGKTFEPHEENPMLGFRGASRYISPVFEDCFELETQALKRVRNEMGLKNVEIMIPFVRTPSEAASVIDILAKFNLRRGDQGLKVIMMCELPSNAILADEFLKYFDGFSIGSNDMTQLTLGLDRDSGDVAHLFDERNPAVKAMLKMAIDAAANAGKYVGICGQGPSDHDDLAEWLMEQGISSVSLNPDTVIDTWLKLGNVANK
- a CDS encoding MATE family efflux transporter encodes the protein MNSTTATPSTSLGRQLYTMTWPMLFGVLSLMSFQLVDSAFIGQLGVLPLAVQGFTLPIQMIIIGIQVGLGIATTAVIARAIGANETRYAKQLGGLVIAMGSVSVALFSVIIYLLRGPILQLLDAPPTVLPIIDSYWIYWLVSSWTGALLYFFYSVCRANGNTMLPGSMMIATSIINLILDPIFIFTLDMGINGAAIATILAFGAGIFIVAPKVTKKHWMTFDWHDLDIGKSVRSIGNIMGPAMISQLLPPVSSMFATKLLAGYGTAAVAAWALGSRFEFFSIVAVLALTMSMPPMIGRMLGENNLNNIRKLVKIAVMFVLGFQLVIALLTWLFSGGLASLMTSESEVSTILNYHLLIVPISLGPLGICMLMVSVSNALGKSYTALTISVLRLFAFFLPCLWVGSQLAGIEGLFWGAMVGNVLAGTCAWFMCQHALKQVELRLRD